A single genomic interval of Croceibacter atlanticus HTCC2559 harbors:
- a CDS encoding bifunctional riboflavin kinase/FAD synthetase — translation MEQHTNANTFSGSKNTVVTIGTFDGVHIGHQKIVNRLVNQAELDSVILTFFPHPRMVLQQDNTIKLLHTIEEKTTVLEQLGLDHLVIHPFTKEFSRLTAQQFVENILVNQLKAKKIIIGYDHRFGRNRTADISTFKDFGEQYGFVVEEITKQDVDDVAVSSTKIRTALQKGQIEKANAFLGQPYMLTGTIVKGKGIGKTLGYPTANIQIEEAYKLIPKNGVYIVKTNFKGITYFGMMNIGTNPTVGGKSQTIETYFFNMDTDLYGSKMTIQMLKRIRDEKKFASVDQLIEAMQNDEKISINYIETLS, via the coding sequence TTGGAGCAACACACAAACGCTAATACATTTTCAGGTTCTAAAAATACCGTTGTAACAATTGGTACTTTTGATGGTGTACACATAGGGCATCAAAAAATAGTAAATCGCTTGGTTAATCAGGCTGAACTAGATTCTGTTATCCTTACATTTTTTCCGCACCCAAGAATGGTGTTACAGCAAGACAACACAATAAAGTTGTTGCATACTATAGAGGAAAAAACAACCGTATTAGAGCAATTAGGCTTAGATCATTTAGTTATACATCCTTTTACAAAAGAGTTTAGTAGGTTAACGGCTCAACAATTTGTAGAAAACATTTTAGTGAATCAATTAAAAGCAAAAAAAATTATAATAGGTTATGATCATAGGTTTGGTAGAAATCGTACCGCAGATATAAGCACTTTTAAAGACTTTGGAGAACAGTATGGATTTGTGGTTGAGGAGATTACAAAGCAAGATGTTGATGATGTTGCTGTGAGTTCTACCAAGATAAGAACTGCGTTGCAAAAAGGACAAATAGAGAAAGCAAATGCTTTTTTAGGACAACCATATATGTTAACCGGTACTATTGTAAAGGGTAAAGGAATTGGTAAGACCTTAGGCTATCCCACAGCAAACATTCAAATTGAAGAAGCCTATAAGCTAATTCCTAAAAATGGAGTTTACATTGTTAAAACAAACTTTAAAGGAATCACATACTTTGGAATGATGAATATTGGGACTAACCCTACAGTTGGCGGTAAATCTCAAACAATAGAGACCTATTTCTTTAATATGGATACTGATTTGTATGGAAGTAAAATGACCATACAAATGCTTAAGCGTATTAGAGATGAAAAGAAATTTGCGAGCGTAGACCAACTTATTGAAGCGATGCAGAACGATGAGAAAATATCAATCAATTATATTGAAACGTTATCATGA
- a CDS encoding S41 family peptidase translates to MKFYKKSYLPLFLGIACAFGIFLGAKLNFSNGSESLFASNPKKEKLNRLIDYIDYEYVDQVNTDSIVDVTVDGILENLDPHSTYIPQSEYKAVAENMKGDFVGIGVSFYTIRDTISVINTIEGGPSEKSGIVGGDRILYADNIKLFGNNVTNDSLSNFLKGKRNTNVTLTVYRPSEDKTFKTTIKRGDVPLKSVDAFYMLTDELGYIKMNRFAESTYTEFKQALTTLQQQGATELAIDLRGNPGGYIGQTTKIIDEFLEDDKLILFTKNKKGKVENTYATRSGNFEDGGIYVLIDETSASASEIIAGAIQDNDRGLIIGRRSYGKGLVQREMALGDGSAVRLTIARYYTPTGRSIQKPYENGNDAYFSDYLNRYKNGELISQDSITVADSLKFRTPKGKIVYGGGGIIPDIFIPKDTSYESESIRFLLRSGFMNRFVFNLLEKNRDFYTSLSFNEFVEKELITNATAQEFINYTANQGYRLQVKNHLPDLKRYLKATMAQQLYGSNAFEKLVNEDDAFIKKVIKISTEDASRFLD, encoded by the coding sequence TTGAAATTTTACAAAAAATCTTATCTCCCACTTTTTTTAGGCATAGCCTGTGCTTTTGGAATATTTCTAGGCGCAAAGCTTAACTTCTCTAACGGAAGCGAAAGCCTTTTTGCCTCTAACCCTAAAAAAGAAAAACTAAACAGACTTATAGATTATATAGACTATGAGTATGTAGACCAAGTTAATACAGATAGCATTGTAGATGTTACTGTAGATGGCATCTTAGAAAATTTAGACCCACACTCAACATATATACCTCAAAGCGAATACAAAGCAGTTGCCGAAAATATGAAAGGAGACTTTGTAGGGATTGGTGTTAGTTTTTACACCATAAGAGATACAATTTCTGTTATAAATACTATTGAAGGTGGCCCAAGTGAAAAAAGTGGTATTGTTGGCGGAGACAGAATACTTTATGCAGACAATATAAAGCTATTTGGAAATAATGTAACTAACGATTCTCTTTCAAATTTTCTAAAAGGGAAAAGAAATACAAATGTAACGCTTACGGTTTACAGGCCTAGTGAAGACAAAACCTTCAAAACCACAATTAAGCGAGGTGATGTTCCCCTAAAAAGTGTTGATGCCTTTTATATGCTAACAGATGAGTTGGGATATATAAAAATGAACCGCTTTGCAGAAAGCACCTATACAGAATTTAAGCAGGCACTTACAACCCTACAACAACAAGGCGCCACAGAACTGGCTATAGATTTACGCGGAAATCCTGGAGGCTATATTGGTCAAACCACTAAAATTATAGATGAATTTTTAGAAGACGACAAGCTTATCCTTTTCACAAAAAACAAAAAGGGCAAGGTAGAAAACACCTACGCTACAAGAAGCGGAAACTTTGAAGATGGTGGTATTTATGTGCTTATTGATGAAACATCTGCGTCTGCATCAGAAATTATAGCTGGAGCCATACAAGACAACGATAGAGGATTAATTATAGGACGCAGGTCTTATGGTAAAGGATTAGTGCAACGCGAAATGGCACTAGGAGATGGTAGCGCTGTACGCCTTACCATTGCACGTTATTACACGCCTACTGGAAGAAGCATCCAAAAACCTTATGAAAATGGGAACGACGCTTACTTTAGTGATTACTTAAACAGATATAAAAATGGCGAGCTTATTAGCCAAGACAGTATAACAGTTGCAGATTCTTTAAAGTTTAGAACACCAAAAGGTAAAATTGTTTATGGTGGCGGCGGTATTATACCAGATATATTTATACCTAAAGACACCTCATATGAAAGTGAAAGTATTCGTTTTTTATTACGAAGCGGCTTTATGAACAGGTTTGTGTTTAATCTTTTAGAAAAAAACAGAGACTTTTATACGAGTTTAAGTTTTAATGAATTTGTAGAGAAAGAACTTATTACAAATGCTACAGCTCAAGAATTTATAAACTATACGGCAAACCAAGGATATAGGCTACAAGTTAAAAATCATTTACCTGATCTAAAACGTTACCTAAAAGCAACAATGGCACAACAATTATATGGCAGTAATGCTTTTGAGAAATTAGTAAATGAAGATGATGCGTTTATAAAGAAGGTAATTAAGATATCTACCGAAGATGCTAGTCGATTTTTAGACTAG
- a CDS encoding ribose-phosphate pyrophosphokinase has product MPEVTTEAKIFACTQSKTLAENIASHYGVPIGNVITSTYSDGEFQPSFEESVRGTRVFIIGSTNPGPNNLMEMLLMLDAAKRASARHITAVLPYFGWARQDRKDKPRVPIAAKLVAKMLETAGATRIITMDLHADQIQGFFERPVDHLFASTIFLEQIRDLNLDNLMIASPDMGGSKRAYAYSKALESEVVICYKQRAKANVISHMELIGDVTGKNVILVDDMVDTAGTLTKAADLMMERGAKSVRAICTHPILSGNAYERIENSKLEQLIVTDSIPLTQKSNKIKVVSCAKLFAEVMTRVHHNKSISSTFVM; this is encoded by the coding sequence ATGCCAGAGGTTACTACAGAAGCAAAAATCTTTGCTTGTACACAAAGTAAAACACTAGCTGAAAACATAGCAAGCCATTACGGTGTGCCAATTGGTAACGTTATAACATCAACTTATAGTGATGGTGAGTTTCAGCCTTCATTTGAGGAGTCTGTAAGAGGTACAAGAGTTTTTATTATTGGGTCTACAAATCCTGGACCTAATAACTTAATGGAAATGTTACTTATGCTTGATGCTGCTAAACGTGCATCTGCAAGACATATAACTGCAGTATTGCCATATTTTGGATGGGCAAGACAAGACAGAAAAGACAAACCAAGAGTGCCAATTGCGGCAAAATTGGTAGCAAAAATGCTAGAGACTGCTGGAGCAACACGTATAATTACAATGGACCTTCACGCAGACCAAATACAAGGCTTTTTTGAAAGGCCAGTAGATCATTTATTTGCTTCAACAATTTTCTTGGAGCAAATTAGAGATTTAAACTTAGACAATCTTATGATAGCTTCTCCAGATATGGGAGGTTCTAAAAGAGCATATGCATACAGCAAAGCTCTTGAAAGTGAGGTTGTTATTTGTTATAAACAACGTGCCAAGGCCAATGTTATTTCGCATATGGAGCTAATTGGTGATGTTACAGGCAAGAATGTCATCCTTGTAGATGATATGGTAGACACTGCTGGAACATTAACAAAAGCTGCAGATTTAATGATGGAGCGTGGCGCAAAAAGTGTACGAGCAATATGTACACACCCAATTTTATCTGGGAATGCTTATGAACGTATAGAGAATTCTAAACTGGAACAATTAATTGTTACAGATTCAATCCCTCTAACACAAAAAAGCAATAAGATAAAAGTGGTGTCTTGTGCTAAACTCTTTGCAGAGGTTATGACAAGAGTACACCACAACAAGTCGATTAGTTCGACATTTGTAATGTAA
- a CDS encoding HupE/UreJ family protein, giving the protein MNQLQLFFELGLTHVLDINAYDHVLFFIVLVAVYSFKEWQKVLALVTLFTIGHTLSLIVSSFGIFTVDSSIIEFLIPVTIILAAVYNLKIADKNTTARKHYGQYIATLFFGLIHGFGFSTYFKMIATGDQKVLPLVGFAAGIEVSQILVVLAVLGISFVCQSLLSISRRDWIIVSSSIVIGIVLPILFENWLW; this is encoded by the coding sequence ATGAATCAATTACAGCTTTTTTTTGAGCTTGGTTTAACTCACGTCTTAGATATTAACGCCTACGATCATGTATTGTTCTTTATTGTATTAGTAGCTGTGTATTCATTTAAGGAATGGCAAAAAGTTCTTGCTCTGGTTACGCTGTTTACAATTGGACACACACTCTCATTAATAGTATCATCATTCGGTATTTTTACGGTTGACAGCTCAATTATAGAGTTTTTAATACCCGTAACCATTATACTAGCAGCTGTTTACAATTTAAAGATTGCGGATAAAAACACAACTGCCAGAAAACATTATGGTCAATACATTGCGACGCTTTTCTTTGGGTTAATACACGGTTTTGGGTTTTCAACGTATTTTAAAATGATAGCTACTGGAGATCAAAAAGTTTTGCCATTAGTAGGGTTTGCAGCTGGAATAGAAGTATCTCAAATTCTTGTAGTATTAGCCGTTCTAGGAATTAGTTTTGTTTGCCAGTCTTTATTAAGCATAAGTCGCAGAGATTGGATTATTGTTTCCTCTTCTATAGTAATAGGTATAGTTTTACCTATACTTTTTGAAAACTGGCTTTGGTAA
- the pth gene encoding aminoacyl-tRNA hydrolase, producing MLAFFGRLFSKPKDASPEIDPMRKFLIVGLGNIGPKYHNTRHNIGFKILDHLAEQEDLVFEPNKLGDTATYKFKGRTFILLKPSTFMNLSGKAVNYWMQKEKIRTSNLLIITDDLNLPFGTIRLKTKGSDGGHNGLKDIQAQLKTVGYPRFRFGISNEFSKGRQVDYVLGEWSEEEESQMKERLDTSVELIKSFGTAGVSITMNTFNGK from the coding sequence ATGTTAGCATTCTTCGGAAGACTTTTTAGTAAACCAAAAGACGCTTCACCAGAAATTGACCCTATGCGAAAATTTTTGATTGTAGGCCTAGGTAATATTGGGCCAAAATATCACAATACAAGACACAATATTGGTTTTAAGATATTAGACCATTTAGCAGAACAAGAAGATCTTGTTTTTGAACCTAATAAATTAGGAGACACTGCAACCTATAAATTTAAAGGACGCACCTTTATACTGCTTAAGCCATCTACATTTATGAACTTAAGTGGAAAAGCTGTAAATTATTGGATGCAGAAAGAAAAAATTAGAACCAGTAATTTACTAATTATAACAGACGACTTAAACTTACCATTTGGTACTATACGTTTAAAAACTAAAGGAAGTGATGGTGGTCATAATGGATTAAAAGATATACAGGCACAGCTAAAAACAGTTGGTTATCCTAGGTTTAGGTTTGGGATATCTAATGAGTTTTCTAAAGGAAGGCAGGTAGACTACGTTTTAGGTGAATGGAGTGAGGAAGAAGAATCACAGATGAAAGAACGCTTAGATACCTCTGTAGAACTTATAAAATCTTTTGGCACTGCAGGCGTATCTATCACAATGAATACATTTAACGGCAAATAA
- a CDS encoding 50S ribosomal protein L25/general stress protein Ctc: MKSITIYGSKRESLGKKATKALRNAEAVPCVLYGGEKPVHFSAEEKEFRNLIYTPDVHTVVIELDNGEKYNAIVQDLQFHPVSEAILHVDFYEIVDGRPITMEIPIHSEGVAKGVKNGGVLRFNLRRLKVKGLAKNLPDYIVADVTKLKIGNKLYVTEVANDDYKILHPDNTVICQVKTSRNITALDDEDDEDEVAPGDVPATETDDVAAVKEGTDE; the protein is encoded by the coding sequence ATGAAGTCAATTACGATTTACGGATCGAAAAGAGAAAGCCTAGGGAAGAAGGCAACTAAAGCCCTACGTAATGCTGAAGCGGTTCCTTGCGTATTATACGGAGGAGAAAAACCTGTACATTTTTCAGCAGAAGAAAAAGAGTTCAGAAACCTTATCTATACGCCAGATGTACACACTGTCGTAATTGAATTAGATAATGGAGAAAAGTACAATGCAATTGTACAAGATCTTCAGTTTCACCCAGTATCAGAAGCTATCTTACACGTAGATTTCTACGAAATTGTAGATGGTCGTCCTATTACTATGGAAATTCCTATCCACAGTGAAGGTGTAGCAAAAGGTGTTAAGAATGGTGGTGTTTTACGTTTTAACCTAAGACGTTTAAAAGTTAAAGGTTTAGCTAAAAACTTACCAGATTATATCGTTGCAGATGTTACTAAACTTAAAATTGGTAACAAGTTATATGTAACTGAAGTTGCAAATGACGATTACAAAATTCTTCACCCAGATAACACGGTAATTTGCCAAGTTAAAACATCTCGTAACATTACAGCTCTTGATGATGAGGATGATGAGGATGAAGTGGCACCAGGAGATGTTCCAGCTACAGAAACAGACGATGTTGCTGCAGTTAAAGAAGGAACAGACGAATAG
- a CDS encoding HTTM domain-containing protein → MNLNKLLFKQIDNSALIVFRWIFGLLITLEAWGAIFTGWIKRTLIEPQQTFNFIGLDFLQPLPGDGMYYYYALMGLFGVLVMIGYKYRFSMSCYTVMWACVYLMQKSSYNNHYYLLMLLCFIMIFLPAHRWASVDAWKKPSIKKIKMPRWVVLFIIVQLWIVYTYASVAKLYPDWLNATVAENLMRGKKDYWLVGDFLQQDWVHYCIAYTGILFDLLVIPLLLIKRTRWFIVIASVFFHLFNSFVFQIGIFPYLSLAFILFFFTTETINKRFLKGKPHYSEGEIIIPNYKPILICITGVWFIIQIGLPLRHWVIPDNVLWTEEGHRLSWRMMLRSKSGSTSFVVEEKDTGKRTRVNLEDYLTRKQLRTVSSKPDCMWQFAQRLKSEYAAKGKDIAVYVNSRVKVNGRPYQQFTDPNVDLANTKWDYFGHATWIMPSKLEEVKPMLKK, encoded by the coding sequence ATGAACCTCAATAAACTCCTCTTTAAGCAAATAGACAACAGTGCACTTATCGTTTTTAGATGGATATTTGGGCTACTCATTACGTTAGAAGCTTGGGGAGCTATTTTTACAGGTTGGATAAAGCGCACCTTAATTGAACCACAACAAACCTTTAATTTTATCGGCTTAGATTTCTTACAGCCTTTACCTGGAGATGGTATGTATTATTACTACGCATTAATGGGACTTTTTGGGGTATTGGTAATGATAGGTTATAAGTATAGGTTTAGCATGTCTTGCTATACAGTTATGTGGGCGTGTGTATATTTAATGCAAAAGTCTTCATATAATAATCATTATTATTTATTAATGTTGTTGTGCTTTATAATGATCTTTTTACCTGCGCACAGATGGGCTAGTGTAGATGCTTGGAAAAAACCTAGCATTAAGAAGATTAAAATGCCAAGATGGGTTGTGCTATTTATAATAGTTCAGCTTTGGATTGTATACACCTACGCATCAGTGGCTAAACTTTACCCAGATTGGCTAAATGCAACCGTAGCAGAAAACCTTATGAGAGGTAAGAAAGACTATTGGTTGGTTGGAGACTTTCTTCAACAGGATTGGGTACATTATTGTATTGCATATACCGGTATATTATTCGACTTACTTGTTATACCACTATTGCTAATTAAACGTACACGTTGGTTTATAGTTATTGCGAGTGTATTTTTTCATTTGTTTAATAGCTTTGTTTTTCAAATAGGTATTTTTCCTTATCTCTCATTAGCATTTATTTTATTTTTCTTCACGACAGAAACGATAAACAAAAGATTTTTAAAAGGAAAACCTCATTATTCTGAAGGTGAAATTATTATACCTAACTATAAACCAATCCTTATTTGTATTACTGGAGTTTGGTTTATTATTCAGATAGGGTTGCCATTAAGGCATTGGGTAATACCAGACAATGTTTTGTGGACCGAAGAAGGCCATAGACTTAGCTGGAGAATGATGTTGAGAAGTAAATCAGGAAGCACTTCTTTTGTGGTTGAAGAAAAGGATACAGGAAAAAGAACCCGAGTAAATTTAGAAGACTACTTGACTAGAAAACAACTTAGGACAGTGTCTTCCAAACCAGATTGTATGTGGCAATTTGCACAACGTCTTAAGAGTGAATATGCTGCCAAAGGCAAGGATATAGCGGTGTATGTAAATTCTCGAGTAAAAGTAAATGGTAGGCCTTATCAGCAATTTACAGACCCTAATGTAGATCTTGCAAATACCAAATGGGATTATTTTGGACACGCCACTTGGATTATGCCAAGTAAATTAGAAGAGGTTAAACCTATGCTTAAGAAGTAG
- the feoB gene encoding ferrous iron transport protein B — MPKNINVALIGNPNTGKTSVFNHLTGLNQQVGNYPGITVEKKEGICKLPRGLKAHILDLPGTYSLNASSLDENVVIELLLNKNDKDYPDVAVVVSDVENLKRNLLLFTQIKDLGLPTILVINMADRMKRKAISLDIPLLEKQLKTKIALVSARKKEGIEELKELITNFKHISDEPCVNASVIAPDYFDRLKKAFPNQSLYKLWLVITQDVNFGKIDRKRPDGIASFKTENTSTLKRLQQKETILRYQFINGVLREGLTVDKENAKDLRARLDRILTHKVWGYLIFFGILLLIFQAIYDWSSYPMDFIDGTFASLGEWVKQVLPAGAFTNLISEGIIPGLGGIIIFIPQIAFLFLFISVLEESGYMSRVVFLMDRIMRRFGLSGKSVVPLVSGTACAIPAVMASRNIESWKERLITILVVPFTTCSARLPVYLIIIALVIPEEKFLFFNLQGLTLMLLYLLGFGMAIFSAFILNKILKIKSKTYFVIEMPNYKLPMLKNVAINVIEKTKSFVVGAGKIILAISIVLWVLASYGPGEKFENAETYVTENIAAANATQDEIDKHVASYKLENSYIGIMGKFIEPAVSPLGYDWKIGIAIVSSFAAREVFVGTLATIYSVGSDEEETIKRRMAAEVNPILGGPLFNLASGISLLLFYAFAMQCMSTLAIVKRETNTWKWPVLQLGIMTAIAYVAALVAFQLLK, encoded by the coding sequence ATGCCCAAAAACATCAACGTCGCTCTTATTGGAAACCCAAACACAGGAAAGACATCTGTCTTTAACCATTTAACGGGTTTAAATCAACAAGTAGGAAACTATCCAGGTATTACTGTAGAAAAGAAAGAAGGTATTTGCAAATTGCCACGAGGCCTTAAAGCCCATATTTTAGATCTTCCAGGTACTTATAGCTTAAACGCTTCATCCTTAGATGAAAATGTGGTAATTGAGTTGTTATTAAATAAGAACGATAAAGATTACCCAGATGTTGCGGTAGTAGTTAGTGATGTTGAAAACCTAAAGCGAAATCTATTACTTTTTACACAGATAAAAGATTTAGGTTTACCAACAATTTTAGTGATTAATATGGCAGATCGTATGAAACGAAAAGCCATTAGTCTTGATATTCCTCTTTTAGAGAAACAGCTTAAAACTAAGATTGCTTTAGTTAGTGCCCGTAAAAAAGAAGGAATAGAAGAACTTAAAGAGTTAATCACAAATTTTAAACATATTTCCGACGAGCCCTGTGTAAATGCATCTGTAATAGCTCCAGATTATTTTGACAGGTTAAAAAAAGCATTTCCTAACCAATCCCTTTATAAGTTATGGTTGGTGATTACACAGGATGTAAACTTCGGAAAAATAGATAGAAAAAGGCCAGATGGTATTGCCTCTTTTAAAACTGAAAACACGAGCACTCTTAAACGGCTTCAGCAAAAAGAAACCATTTTAAGATATCAATTTATAAATGGCGTTTTAAGAGAAGGTTTAACTGTGGATAAAGAGAATGCTAAAGACCTTCGAGCAAGACTAGATAGGATATTAACCCATAAGGTTTGGGGGTACCTTATTTTCTTTGGAATCTTGTTGTTAATCTTCCAAGCTATTTACGACTGGTCTAGCTACCCAATGGATTTTATTGATGGCACATTTGCCTCTTTGGGCGAATGGGTTAAACAAGTATTGCCAGCTGGTGCATTTACAAACCTTATAAGTGAAGGAATTATACCTGGCTTAGGAGGTATTATCATATTTATACCTCAAATTGCCTTTTTATTTCTCTTTATTTCTGTTTTGGAAGAAAGTGGGTATATGAGTCGAGTGGTCTTTTTAATGGATCGAATAATGAGACGATTTGGCCTTAGTGGTAAAAGTGTTGTTCCATTAGTTTCAGGTACTGCTTGTGCCATTCCTGCTGTTATGGCATCGCGAAATATAGAAAGTTGGAAGGAACGGTTAATTACAATTCTTGTAGTGCCATTTACCACGTGTTCTGCACGGTTGCCTGTTTATCTTATAATAATTGCTTTGGTGATTCCTGAAGAGAAGTTCTTATTCTTCAATTTACAAGGGTTAACCTTAATGTTGCTTTATCTCTTGGGATTTGGAATGGCTATATTTTCTGCATTTATCCTTAATAAAATTCTTAAAATTAAAAGTAAAACTTACTTTGTTATAGAAATGCCCAACTATAAGCTGCCAATGCTTAAAAATGTGGCTATTAATGTAATAGAAAAAACCAAATCTTTTGTTGTAGGTGCTGGTAAAATTATACTAGCAATTAGTATTGTACTTTGGGTATTAGCTAGTTATGGTCCTGGTGAAAAATTTGAAAATGCAGAAACTTACGTTACTGAAAATATAGCTGCAGCAAATGCTACACAAGATGAGATAGATAAACACGTTGCCTCTTATAAACTTGAAAATTCTTATATAGGAATTATGGGTAAGTTTATTGAACCTGCAGTAAGTCCTTTGGGTTATGACTGGAAAATAGGAATAGCTATTGTAAGTTCTTTTGCAGCAAGAGAAGTATTTGTAGGAACATTGGCCACAATTTATAGTGTTGGTAGTGATGAAGAAGAAACGATTAAACGCCGTATGGCTGCAGAAGTGAACCCAATTTTAGGAGGACCTTTATTTAATCTTGCAAGCGGAATAAGCTTGTTGTTATTCTATGCTTTTGCCATGCAGTGTATGAGTACCTTGGCAATAGTTAAAAGAGAAACCAATACCTGGAAATGGCCGGTATTACAACTTGGTATAATGACAGCTATTGCTTACGTTGCAGCATTGGTTGCTTTTCAATTATTAAAATAG
- a CDS encoding deoxycytidylate deaminase: MSQKKQLKYDKAYLRIAREWGQLSHCKRKQVGALIVKDRMIISDGYNGTPTGFENYCEDDEGYTKWYVLHAEANAILKVAGSTQSCRDATLYITMSPCKDCSKLIHQSGIKRVVYQHDYKDNSGLKFLEKAGVLIEHISNPDD; this comes from the coding sequence ATGTCTCAAAAAAAACAACTTAAATACGACAAAGCCTATTTACGCATAGCTAGAGAATGGGGACAGCTGTCGCATTGTAAACGAAAACAAGTTGGCGCGCTTATTGTAAAGGATAGGATGATTATAAGTGATGGGTACAATGGTACCCCAACTGGTTTTGAAAATTATTGTGAAGATGATGAAGGCTATACAAAATGGTATGTATTGCATGCAGAAGCTAATGCCATTTTAAAAGTTGCCGGAAGCACACAATCCTGTAGGGACGCAACATTATACATAACAATGTCTCCTTGTAAAGATTGTAGCAAACTCATACACCAATCTGGCATAAAACGCGTTGTATATCAACACGACTATAAAGATAACTCTGGATTGAAATTTTTAGAAAAAGCTGGCGTCCTTATAGAACATATTTCTAATCCAGACGACTAA